One genomic window of Cellulophaga sp. Hel_I_12 includes the following:
- a CDS encoding FAD-binding oxidoreductase yields the protein MRIIYLCTMVDYIVVGLGLAGIAFCEQLEANRKSFQVFSDASQTSSVVAGGLYNPVILKRFTLAWNAKEQLELAMPFYQKIEERLNIKIDFKIPVLRRFASIEEQNMWFEAADKPQLNYFLSPKILKNKNQHLHADFGYGEVLYTGWLDTKLLLKCYKEHLLKKAQYTNASFNFEKLKMADDFVEYEGIKAKQIVFATGFGLHQNPYFSYLPLNGTKGELLTIKAPELKEPNVIKSSVFIIPLGADLYRIGATYKWKDKTNLPTQESKDELLEKLDSFLKCDYTVVDHVAGIRPTVADRRPLVGRHPKHANLYALNGFGSRGVMIAPMAAQQLFGAIEHQKPLHPEMDIARFTKKYFKGE from the coding sequence ATGCGAATCATTTACCTTTGCACGATGGTAGATTATATTGTAGTAGGTTTAGGATTAGCGGGGATCGCTTTTTGTGAGCAATTAGAGGCAAATAGGAAATCGTTCCAAGTTTTTTCTGATGCTTCACAAACCTCTTCCGTAGTAGCAGGAGGGCTCTATAACCCTGTGATTTTAAAGCGATTTACCCTTGCATGGAATGCCAAAGAACAACTGGAATTAGCCATGCCTTTTTATCAAAAAATCGAAGAAAGACTCAATATTAAAATCGATTTTAAAATTCCTGTTTTAAGACGTTTTGCATCTATCGAGGAACAGAACATGTGGTTTGAAGCTGCAGATAAACCACAATTAAATTATTTTTTATCCCCTAAAATACTCAAAAACAAAAATCAACATCTTCATGCAGATTTTGGTTATGGTGAAGTTTTATACACAGGCTGGTTAGATACTAAGTTGTTATTAAAGTGCTATAAGGAACATCTGTTGAAAAAAGCCCAATACACAAATGCTAGCTTCAATTTTGAAAAGCTAAAGATGGCCGATGATTTTGTGGAATACGAAGGTATAAAAGCAAAACAAATTGTCTTTGCGACAGGTTTTGGGCTACATCAAAATCCGTATTTTTCTTATTTGCCTTTAAACGGTACAAAAGGAGAACTTTTAACGATAAAAGCCCCTGAATTAAAGGAGCCTAATGTGATTAAATCATCTGTATTTATCATTCCTTTAGGAGCTGATTTGTACCGTATTGGTGCTACCTATAAATGGAAAGATAAAACAAACCTCCCAACCCAAGAATCGAAGGATGAACTTTTAGAAAAATTAGATAGTTTTTTAAAATGTGATTATACCGTGGTAGATCATGTGGCGGGAATACGCCCAACAGTCGCAGATCGTCGCCCATTGGTGGGGAGACACCCAAAGCATGCTAATTTGTATGCTTTAAACGGATTTGGTTCTCGTGGTGTGATGATCGCACCCATGGCTGCCCAACAATTATTTGGGGCCATTGAACATCAAAAGCCGCTACACCCAGAAATGGATATTGCTCGGTTTACAAAGAAGTATTTTAAAGGAGAATGA
- the gldN gene encoding gliding motility protein GldN, with protein MNWKNVLVIGAVTLLPFSMLAQANVLNAKTPSDIGKKTEAQIEMDNDGPLNYGYVDDRDVLWSKTVWEVIDLDERVNFPLYYPIDTVDIGSDRRSLYDVLIRNIKNGKIKDIYADSYFTEKREFAALKATMQKIDTTEFGYEQYNAGEQISPEYINKRDLTAADIEEYLIKGMWYFDKRQGELKYRLLGIAPRAPDVNFIDDESMDQEENKVALFWVWYPAARQVLHEAKVFNQRNSAQPISFDMLLNARRFDAVIYKEDNVYGDRAIKDYISDNSLFQLLESKRIKETIRDKEQDMWSY; from the coding sequence ATGAATTGGAAAAATGTTTTAGTAATCGGAGCAGTAACGTTGTTACCCTTTTCTATGTTGGCTCAGGCAAACGTATTAAATGCCAAGACGCCAAGTGACATCGGGAAAAAAACCGAAGCTCAGATTGAAATGGACAATGATGGTCCATTAAATTACGGGTATGTAGATGATAGAGATGTTTTATGGTCTAAAACCGTATGGGAAGTAATTGATTTAGACGAACGTGTTAACTTTCCCTTATATTACCCTATAGATACGGTTGATATTGGGTCAGATAGAAGATCTTTATATGACGTATTGATTAGAAATATCAAGAACGGAAAAATTAAAGATATTTATGCAGATTCTTATTTTACTGAAAAAAGAGAATTTGCTGCGTTAAAAGCAACCATGCAAAAAATTGATACCACTGAATTTGGTTACGAGCAATACAATGCTGGTGAGCAAATTTCTCCTGAGTACATCAATAAAAGAGATTTAACGGCAGCAGACATAGAAGAATACCTAATTAAAGGAATGTGGTATTTTGATAAGCGTCAAGGAGAATTAAAATACCGATTATTAGGTATTGCTCCTAGAGCTCCAGATGTGAATTTTATTGATGATGAATCTATGGATCAAGAAGAGAATAAAGTGGCTTTGTTTTGGGTATGGTACCCTGCAGCACGTCAAGTACTTCATGAAGCTAAGGTATTTAATCAAAGAAATTCAGCACAACCCATCTCATTCGATATGCTATTAAACGCTCGACGTTTTGATGCCGTAATCTATAAAGAAGATAACGTATACGGAGATCGTGCCATCAAAGATTATATTTCTGACAACTCATTATTTCAATTGTTAGAATCGAAAAGAATCAAAGAAACTATTCGAGACAAAGAACAAGACATGTGGAGCTATTAA
- the gldM gene encoding gliding motility protein GldM — MASGKQSPRQKMVNLMYLVFICMLALNMSKEVLAAFGLMNEKLEVSNAKTADNNLAFLNGLETKANEDAAKYADDYKKGQEVQKLSQEYFDYLEAIKKEMMMGVEDPTDYQVMDKSDYLDQKFFSGDNLAEGGKEFMKRIQDYRSKVSELVPSRLKASVIARFETGDANGKVEKKDKTKQDWINYHYEGFPLIASLTKITALQADIKSTEEDALKSMLEGNLTNQVSLKNFQTSLFGSKSAFYSGEKYDGKIIISKTDNTSTPVKAELTLDGRKLVAGTDYKIEAGGVKMLIGAGNPGDHVVAGTLYFMQDGVEIPVVVNNSFATISKPSAALIAADKMNVVYRGVANPMSISIPGIPDNKVSASAPGLNSVSGSKYVLNPQTGRTVTITASGKLPDGQVVSSKSEFRIKDIPRPNGSIRGETNTAKMPKSNLEISTVGAILEDFDFDLNLAVGGFKFKVPGQPTVVVNGNKLNAAAISALKRAGRGDAVQIFDIEAYITNNKTYKLKKVSPVVVELTN; from the coding sequence ATGGCGTCAGGAAAACAATCCCCAAGGCAGAAGATGGTAAACTTAATGTATCTAGTTTTCATTTGTATGCTTGCCCTAAATATGAGTAAAGAAGTTCTAGCAGCTTTCGGTCTTATGAACGAAAAGTTAGAAGTTTCTAACGCGAAGACAGCAGATAATAACTTAGCCTTTTTAAATGGTCTTGAAACAAAGGCTAATGAAGATGCGGCTAAATATGCTGATGACTATAAAAAAGGTCAAGAAGTTCAAAAATTATCTCAAGAGTATTTTGATTATCTAGAAGCTATCAAAAAAGAAATGATGATGGGTGTTGAAGACCCAACAGATTATCAAGTGATGGATAAATCAGACTATTTAGATCAAAAATTCTTTAGTGGAGATAACTTAGCAGAAGGTGGTAAAGAATTCATGAAAAGAATTCAAGATTACCGTTCAAAAGTTTCAGAATTAGTGCCTTCAAGATTAAAGGCATCAGTAATTGCTAGATTTGAAACTGGTGATGCTAATGGTAAAGTTGAGAAAAAGGATAAAACAAAGCAAGATTGGATTAATTATCATTATGAAGGTTTTCCATTGATTGCTTCTTTAACCAAAATTACAGCTTTACAAGCCGATATTAAATCTACAGAAGAAGATGCGCTTAAGTCAATGTTAGAAGGTAACTTAACGAATCAAGTTTCTTTAAAGAACTTTCAAACATCACTTTTCGGTTCTAAATCAGCTTTTTATTCTGGAGAAAAATACGATGGTAAAATTATCATAAGTAAAACAGACAACACTTCAACACCAGTAAAAGCAGAATTAACGCTTGATGGTAGAAAGTTAGTAGCTGGAACAGATTATAAGATTGAAGCTGGAGGCGTTAAAATGCTAATAGGTGCTGGTAACCCGGGAGATCACGTAGTTGCAGGAACATTGTACTTTATGCAAGATGGCGTTGAAATTCCAGTGGTAGTGAATAATTCTTTCGCCACCATATCGAAACCAAGTGCGGCATTAATAGCAGCTGATAAAATGAATGTAGTATACCGTGGCGTTGCTAACCCAATGTCTATTTCTATCCCAGGAATACCGGATAACAAAGTAAGTGCTTCAGCACCTGGACTAAATTCGGTGAGTGGAAGTAAGTACGTATTAAATCCTCAAACGGGTAGAACAGTGACGATTACCGCTTCTGGTAAATTACCTGACGGTCAAGTGGTATCTTCAAAATCTGAATTTAGAATTAAAGATATTCCAAGACCAAACGGATCTATTAGAGGAGAAACCAATACCGCTAAAATGCCAAAATCTAACTTAGAAATATCTACAGTAGGTGCTATTTTAGAAGATTTTGATTTCGATTTAAATCTTGCAGTAGGTGGCTTTAAATTTAAAGTTCCTGGACAACCAACAGTTGTGGTAAATGGTAACAAATTAAATGCTGCTGCTATATCGGCTTTAAAAAGAGCTGGTCGTGGAGATGCAGTGCAGATTTTTGATATCGAAGCGTATATTACAAATAACAAAACGTACAAGTTAAAGAAAGTATCGCCAGTAGTGGTTGAGCTTACCAACTAG
- the gldL gene encoding gliding motility protein GldL, which translates to MAQSKATKKLFNMAYGLGASIVIIGALFKILHWELGPLNGGVLLAIGLITEALIFAISAFEPLEDEYDWSLVYPELSGGEGMARSNSQADIQESEASLSKKLDDLLKEAGVDASLMESLGTSIRNFEGAAKGIAPTVDAMQSTKKYSEEMVNAAAQMESLNSLYKVQLESASRQASINEEVVQNSTALKDQMASLSTNLSSLNGVYGGMLSAMNRN; encoded by the coding sequence ATGGCACAGTCAAAAGCAACAAAAAAATTATTTAACATGGCCTATGGGCTTGGAGCATCGATCGTAATTATTGGTGCATTATTCAAAATTTTACACTGGGAGTTAGGTCCATTAAACGGAGGCGTACTTCTTGCAATTGGTTTGATCACAGAAGCACTTATTTTTGCTATTAGTGCATTTGAACCTTTAGAAGACGAATACGATTGGTCTTTAGTATATCCTGAATTATCAGGTGGAGAAGGCATGGCGAGATCAAATTCGCAAGCTGATATTCAGGAATCAGAAGCTTCTTTATCTAAAAAATTAGATGATTTATTAAAAGAAGCAGGTGTAGATGCAAGCTTAATGGAAAGCTTAGGTACAAGCATCAGAAACTTTGAAGGTGCTGCTAAAGGTATCGCTCCTACAGTAGATGCTATGCAGTCTACGAAGAAGTATTCTGAAGAAATGGTGAACGCTGCAGCGCAGATGGAATCCTTAAATAGCCTTTACAAAGTACAATTAGAAAGTGCTAGCAGACAAGCTTCAATTAACGAAGAAGTAGTTCAAAACTCTACGGCTTTAAAAGATCAGATGGCATCATTATCTACTAATTTATCTTCTTTAAATGGAGTATACGGTGGTATGTTATCAGCTATGAATAGAAACTAA
- the gldK gene encoding gliding motility lipoprotein GldK, producing the protein MKKLLLSSIAFAFLLSSCGSKTKGELVGAQGKKWYPEKPYGMELIPQGSYIMGKSEEDQAQILNAPTKTVTVRSFYMDDTEITNSEYRQFVEWVRDSIVRTKLAILADELGLGPADGGIGEYAFKDADEENLSAYEKYMADNYAGLDYEGRALNLDEDLIWETSEYPDEYYVEVMDKLYIPEEESYNGQRTIDVTQLKYKYSWMDIEAAARAKGKGSRKDFIKQEELEIYPDTTVWIRDFAYSYNEPMHNDYFWHDAYSDYPVVGVTWKQAKAFCNWRTKFKNDDQKSAGKQFVNQFRLPTEAEWEYAARGGIEGGSYPWGGPYVISDTGCFMANFKPQRGDYAADTALYTVEAKSFEPNDYNLYNMAGNVSEWTDSSYDPNSYEYVSTMNPNAGSGQNARKVIRGGSWKDVAYFLQVSTRDYEYQDSARSYVGFRTVQDYMGVEENKPLNRP; encoded by the coding sequence ATGAAGAAGCTATTGTTATCATCTATAGCGTTTGCGTTTTTACTCAGCAGTTGTGGGTCAAAAACAAAAGGAGAATTAGTTGGAGCTCAGGGAAAAAAATGGTATCCAGAAAAGCCTTATGGTATGGAGCTAATTCCTCAGGGATCCTATATTATGGGTAAGAGTGAAGAAGATCAAGCTCAAATTCTCAATGCGCCAACCAAAACAGTTACCGTACGCTCCTTTTATATGGACGATACTGAAATTACGAACAGTGAGTACCGACAATTTGTAGAATGGGTACGTGATTCTATCGTAAGAACCAAACTTGCAATTTTAGCTGACGAACTAGGTTTAGGACCGGCTGATGGGGGTATTGGAGAATATGCATTTAAAGATGCTGACGAAGAAAATTTATCGGCGTATGAAAAGTATATGGCGGATAATTATGCAGGACTGGATTATGAAGGTCGTGCGCTTAACTTAGATGAAGATCTAATCTGGGAAACCTCAGAATACCCAGATGAGTACTATGTTGAGGTGATGGATAAATTATACATCCCTGAAGAAGAGTCTTATAATGGGCAACGTACTATCGATGTTACACAATTAAAATACAAATATTCTTGGATGGATATTGAAGCTGCTGCTCGTGCGAAAGGCAAAGGCAGTAGAAAAGATTTTATCAAACAAGAAGAATTAGAGATTTATCCTGATACCACAGTTTGGATTAGAGATTTTGCATACTCGTATAACGAACCCATGCATAATGATTATTTCTGGCATGATGCCTATAGTGATTATCCAGTAGTTGGCGTGACTTGGAAACAAGCTAAAGCCTTTTGTAACTGGAGAACGAAATTTAAAAATGACGACCAAAAATCGGCAGGAAAACAATTCGTAAATCAGTTTAGATTACCTACTGAGGCAGAATGGGAATATGCTGCAAGAGGTGGTATTGAAGGAGGAAGTTACCCTTGGGGTGGTCCTTACGTTATAAGTGATACGGGTTGCTTTATGGCAAACTTTAAACCACAACGTGGAGATTATGCCGCAGATACAGCGCTATATACTGTAGAAGCAAAATCGTTCGAGCCTAATGATTACAACTTATACAACATGGCGGGGAACGTATCAGAATGGACAGACTCTAGCTATGATCCTAACTCTTACGAGTATGTATCCACAATGAATCCAAATGCAGGTTCAGGTCAAAATGCAAGAAAAGTAATTCGTGGTGGTTCATGGAAAGATGTAGCTTACTTTTTACAAGTGAGTACAAGAGATTATGAATACCAAGATTCCGCACGTAGTTATGTAGGTTTTAGAACCGTTCAAGATTATATGGGCGTTGAAGAAAACAAGCCTTTAAACAGACCTTAA
- a CDS encoding formimidoylglutamase, whose translation MAFDFLVPVHDKLLAHCELLPLQALGNKIHKHTERKGLPVLANASFAIIGVNESRNAFEKKTEGLNLSAIRLQLYKLMMGNWNGTIVDLGDIEEGEEVNDTYFVVKEIIAELLEENIVAIVIGATQDITYPTYRAFDGLRNMVNLVAVDSRFDFGAEDDLISSHSYMSKIITDKPTNLFNFSNLGYQSYFCAQEEIDLMERLFFDAYRLGEISSDIGLAEPVLRDANIVSIDLRAVKASEISMSENFSPNGFTGKEICAIARYAGISDKVNVFGVYESDNTPQAYQLIAQILWYFIEGHNYRVLESPFINSEDFTKFIVPTDDEDLIYYKSNLTSRWWVEVPTILTSHNKSNSSALLPCMEQDYYDACNQIIPERWFKAYKKGFN comes from the coding sequence ATGGCATTTGATTTTTTAGTTCCAGTTCATGATAAACTATTGGCGCATTGCGAATTATTACCTTTACAAGCCTTAGGGAATAAAATTCATAAACATACGGAGCGTAAAGGCTTACCAGTACTCGCCAACGCTTCCTTTGCTATCATTGGTGTAAATGAATCAAGAAACGCTTTCGAAAAAAAAACGGAGGGCTTAAATTTATCTGCAATAAGGCTTCAGTTGTACAAGTTGATGATGGGAAACTGGAACGGAACCATTGTGGATTTGGGCGATATAGAAGAAGGGGAAGAAGTAAATGACACCTATTTCGTAGTAAAAGAAATAATTGCCGAACTTTTAGAGGAAAATATTGTCGCTATTGTTATCGGTGCCACACAAGATATTACCTACCCGACCTATAGGGCTTTTGATGGTTTGCGAAATATGGTCAACCTGGTGGCTGTAGATAGCCGATTTGATTTTGGTGCTGAAGATGATCTTATTTCTTCACACTCGTACATGAGTAAAATTATAACAGACAAGCCTACGAACCTTTTTAATTTTTCTAATTTAGGCTATCAAAGTTATTTTTGTGCCCAAGAAGAGATCGATTTAATGGAGCGTTTGTTTTTTGACGCCTATCGATTAGGTGAAATTTCTTCGGATATCGGCCTAGCAGAACCTGTGCTTAGAGATGCAAATATTGTAAGCATTGACCTTAGAGCGGTAAAGGCCAGCGAAATTTCCATGTCTGAAAATTTTTCACCCAACGGATTTACTGGAAAAGAAATTTGCGCTATTGCAAGATATGCAGGTATTAGCGATAAAGTAAATGTTTTTGGGGTCTATGAGTCCGACAACACCCCACAAGCATACCAATTAATTGCTCAAATACTATGGTATTTCATAGAAGGGCACAACTATAGAGTACTAGAATCTCCTTTTATTAACTCGGAAGACTTCACCAAATTTATAGTACCAACAGACGATGAAGATTTAATCTACTACAAAAGTAATCTCACAAGTCGTTGGTGGGTAGAAGTACCAACTATTTTAACTTCACATAATAAATCAAACTCCTCTGCGTTATTACCTTGCATGGAACAGGATTATTACGATGCTTGTAATCAAATAATTCCTGAACGATGGTTTAAAGCCTATAAAAAAGGATTTAATTAA
- the topA gene encoding type I DNA topoisomerase: MAKNLVIVESPAKAKTIEKFLGKDFKVESSFGHIADLPSKELGVDVDNNFSAKYIVSKDKAPLVKKLKDLAKKADTIWLASDEDREGEAISWHLEQELGLEKSKTKRIVFNSITKAAILKAIENPREINYDLVNAQQARRVLDRLVGYELSPVLWKKIKPGLSAGRVQSVAVRLIVERERDIDSFKTEASYKITAQFKTIEGSVFSAKLNKTFSSQKEAEAFLKQNMKADFVVANLDKKPAKKSPAAPFTTSTLQQEASRKLYFSVGRTMQVAQRLYEAGLITYMRTDSVNLSKEALDAAKEAIVENYGKKYSNTRNFKGKSKGAQEAHEAIRPTDMKLQNVSLERDQEKLYELIWKRTLASQMSDAELERTNVKISCSGHQEEFSANGEVIKFDGFLKVYMEDLDDEDLSEEQEGMLPAMKEGEALINNYITATERFSRPPYRFTEASLVKKLEELGIGRPSTYAPTISTVQNRGYVEKGTIEGVERKYTQLVLENNAIKTNNLTENVGSDKGKLVPTDIGMIVTDFLVSHFSGIMEYNFTAKVEEDFDDIAEGKEDWQKVMKNFYKDFHPKVLDVEENADRASGERILGTDPKSGRQVLVRLGRFGPMVQIGTAEEEEKPVFASLLPDQSLNNITFEEAMELFKLPRTLGTYKGEEILANVGRFGPYVKYGDKFVSLEKGDSAFDIEIDEAIALIVAKEKADAPIATYENKEVTKGTGRFGPFIKWDGMFINVSKKYDFDTLSKEDIKELIETKKQKEIDKVIHNWEEEGIRVEKARWGRHTILKGKIKIELSKDVDATKITLEQAQKMIEAKTPKKKASTKAKPKAKAKKK, translated from the coding sequence ATGGCAAAGAATTTAGTTATCGTAGAGTCACCAGCAAAAGCAAAAACAATCGAAAAATTTTTAGGAAAAGACTTTAAGGTCGAATCTAGTTTCGGGCACATTGCTGATTTACCTTCGAAAGAACTTGGAGTAGATGTGGACAATAATTTTAGTGCAAAATATATTGTCAGTAAAGATAAAGCGCCCTTAGTAAAAAAATTAAAAGATTTAGCAAAAAAGGCAGATACAATATGGTTAGCGAGTGATGAGGATCGCGAGGGTGAAGCCATTTCTTGGCATTTAGAACAAGAGTTGGGATTAGAAAAATCGAAAACCAAGCGTATTGTATTTAATAGTATTACCAAAGCGGCTATTTTAAAGGCTATAGAAAACCCTCGAGAAATAAATTACGATTTAGTAAATGCACAACAGGCAAGGCGTGTACTGGATAGGTTGGTAGGCTATGAGCTTTCGCCCGTATTATGGAAAAAAATAAAACCAGGCTTATCTGCGGGTAGGGTACAATCTGTAGCTGTTCGCTTAATTGTGGAACGAGAACGAGACATTGATAGTTTTAAAACAGAAGCATCCTATAAAATAACGGCTCAATTTAAAACTATTGAAGGCAGTGTATTTTCAGCCAAATTGAACAAAACATTTTCTTCGCAAAAAGAAGCAGAAGCTTTTTTAAAGCAAAATATGAAGGCTGATTTTGTGGTCGCCAACTTAGACAAGAAACCTGCAAAAAAATCACCCGCAGCCCCCTTTACCACGTCCACCTTACAACAAGAAGCTTCGCGAAAATTATACTTTTCAGTAGGCCGCACCATGCAAGTAGCACAGCGTTTGTACGAGGCAGGGCTTATCACCTATATGAGAACCGATAGTGTTAACTTATCAAAAGAAGCTTTAGACGCTGCCAAAGAAGCCATTGTGGAAAATTATGGCAAGAAGTATAGCAATACGCGTAATTTTAAAGGTAAAAGCAAGGGCGCACAAGAAGCGCACGAAGCGATCCGTCCAACAGACATGAAACTGCAAAACGTTTCTCTTGAGCGCGATCAAGAAAAATTATACGAACTTATATGGAAGCGTACCTTAGCTTCTCAAATGAGTGATGCTGAACTGGAACGAACCAATGTAAAAATAAGCTGTTCAGGACATCAAGAAGAATTTTCTGCCAATGGTGAGGTGATTAAATTCGATGGCTTCCTAAAGGTTTATATGGAAGATCTAGATGATGAAGATCTGTCAGAAGAACAGGAAGGAATGCTGCCAGCGATGAAAGAAGGTGAAGCGCTAATTAATAATTATATCACAGCGACAGAACGGTTTTCAAGACCGCCTTATAGGTTTACAGAAGCCTCCTTAGTAAAAAAATTAGAAGAATTGGGAATTGGGCGACCATCGACCTATGCACCCACTATTTCTACCGTACAAAATAGAGGCTATGTGGAAAAAGGAACTATTGAGGGCGTTGAGCGCAAATACACTCAGTTAGTCCTGGAAAATAATGCTATAAAAACGAATAATTTAACTGAAAATGTAGGCTCTGACAAAGGAAAATTGGTGCCTACGGATATTGGGATGATTGTTACAGACTTTTTAGTGAGTCATTTTTCAGGTATTATGGAATACAACTTTACGGCTAAAGTCGAAGAAGATTTTGATGATATAGCCGAGGGTAAAGAAGATTGGCAAAAAGTGATGAAAAATTTTTACAAAGATTTTCATCCAAAGGTATTAGATGTAGAGGAGAATGCCGACAGGGCAAGTGGGGAGCGTATTTTAGGTACAGATCCAAAATCAGGAAGGCAAGTATTAGTTCGTTTGGGTAGGTTTGGACCCATGGTACAAATAGGAACGGCGGAAGAAGAAGAAAAACCTGTTTTTGCGAGTTTGCTGCCAGACCAATCCTTGAATAACATCACTTTTGAAGAAGCGATGGAGCTTTTTAAATTACCTAGAACCCTAGGTACTTATAAAGGAGAAGAAATACTGGCGAATGTTGGTCGCTTTGGACCCTATGTGAAATACGGCGATAAATTTGTTTCTCTTGAAAAAGGAGATAGCGCATTTGACATAGAAATTGATGAGGCTATTGCACTTATTGTAGCCAAAGAAAAAGCAGACGCACCTATAGCCACCTATGAAAATAAAGAAGTAACCAAAGGAACAGGGCGTTTTGGACCTTTTATCAAGTGGGATGGGATGTTTATCAATGTAAGTAAAAAGTACGACTTTGATACGCTGTCAAAAGAAGATATCAAAGAACTTATTGAAACTAAAAAGCAAAAAGAAATAGATAAGGTCATCCATAATTGGGAAGAAGAAGGTATTCGTGTTGAAAAAGCACGATGGGGTAGACATACTATTTTAAAGGGTAAAATTAAGATAGAATTATCCAAAGATGTGGATGCCACAAAAATCACCTTAGAACAAGCTCAAAAAATGATTGAGGCTAAGACACCCAAAAAGAAAGCATCAACAAAAGCCAAACCAAAAGCCAAAGCGAAGAAAAAATAA
- a CDS encoding LVIVD repeat-containing protein has translation MKKCMLLFLSMLTISLVSCTDEDDSLYADYLVAKPLTISKEEFKNSVQILPPKFIEESGKIYVYKNLIFINDKYQGIHIINNSNPKSPRKIAYIKIPGNVDISVKNDLLYADSLTDLVVIDISNMEAIKVINRLENVLNGYVNWPTEVDVFENTNYDYDTEILIGWQTVTERRLISETQNRFGGWDFALVNTMNSSEAGTVGQGGSLARFKIVADYLYAVDQNNINIFNIQDPKNPQALEPVFAGFQIETIFNLGENLFLGSRIGMYIYAISNPATPALVSEFTHGTACDPVVADENYAYVTLRGGNACGAAESALLIIDIKDLSHPTLLKSYAMDGPYGLGIKENKIFVCDGDSGLKVYDKTDVMNLKSLNHFKDLKAFDVIPLEHGLLMVGDEMLYQYEYLENKITLLSTLSLK, from the coding sequence ATGAAAAAGTGTATGCTCTTATTTTTAAGTATGCTTACGATAAGTTTAGTTTCTTGTACCGATGAAGATGATAGCCTGTATGCAGATTACCTTGTAGCAAAACCTTTAACGATTTCTAAAGAAGAATTTAAAAATAGTGTACAAATTTTGCCTCCAAAATTTATTGAGGAGTCAGGTAAAATTTACGTGTATAAGAATCTAATTTTTATTAACGATAAATATCAAGGAATACATATCATTAATAATAGCAATCCTAAATCACCTAGAAAAATCGCCTATATTAAAATTCCAGGGAATGTTGATATATCCGTAAAAAACGATCTGCTGTATGCCGATAGCTTAACTGATTTGGTGGTGATTGACATTTCTAATATGGAAGCTATTAAAGTAATCAATCGCTTAGAAAATGTTTTAAATGGCTATGTAAATTGGCCTACAGAAGTGGATGTATTTGAAAATACGAACTATGATTATGATACAGAAATATTGATTGGTTGGCAAACCGTCACGGAGCGTAGATTAATATCAGAAACACAAAATCGTTTTGGAGGTTGGGACTTTGCACTCGTAAATACCATGAATAGCAGTGAAGCGGGAACTGTGGGGCAAGGTGGCTCCTTAGCTCGTTTTAAAATTGTTGCTGATTATTTATATGCCGTTGATCAGAATAACATTAATATTTTTAATATTCAAGATCCCAAAAACCCTCAAGCTTTAGAACCGGTATTTGCGGGATTTCAAATTGAAACCATATTTAATTTAGGAGAAAATTTATTTTTAGGAAGTAGAATAGGGATGTACATTTATGCGATAAGCAACCCTGCAACACCTGCTTTAGTCTCAGAATTTACTCATGGTACCGCTTGCGACCCTGTAGTTGCTGATGAAAATTATGCCTATGTAACCTTGAGAGGCGGTAATGCCTGCGGAGCAGCTGAGAGCGCCTTGTTAATCATTGATATCAAAGATCTAAGTCATCCAACCTTATTGAAATCTTATGCCATGGATGGCCCTTACGGATTGGGTATAAAAGAAAATAAAATTTTTGTTTGTGACGGTGATTCGGGCTTGAAAGTATACGATAAAACTGATGTAATGAATTTAAAGTCGCTAAATCATTTCAAAGACCTAAAAGCCTTTGATGTCATTCCTTTAGAGCATGGTTTGTTAATGGTTGGTGATGAAATGTTATATCAATATGAATATTTAGAAAATAAAATTACACTATTAAGTACCTTGTCTTTAAAATAG